The Pyrus communis chromosome 5, drPyrComm1.1, whole genome shotgun sequence region ACAATGAGATGATGCGACTGTTCAAAGTGCTTTTATCATTAAGGTGagtgatttttgtttttagcttttagcctTTTGTGATTAAGAAAGTTTAGTCATTTGTTTACCGACTTATTAATTGGTGAGAAGATGAAACATTTTGCTGCTGGTTGCTAACAAAGTAATACAATCTCACAAAAgtgttttcgttttttttctttgtttgcttgaattatgtattgttttttttataaaaaaattcgtATATAgttttggaaatttttatttggttaGAGAAAGGGGAAGAATATAGGAAGAGGAGAATTACATGCTTTAATAAAAATGCTGCATTCTTATTTGTGTAATTGGATACAGGGTCGAAAAAGGAGTTGAGTGCTGTTGTTTGTGTCTTCATGGTTTCGTCAAGATTTGAAAAACAGTGAAAAGATATTAAATTTATGGATGGAAGTAAAGcaaacaaaattttaacaaaaaatgcgACTGGGATGAGAGAGTATTGTAAGAGTTCATTATGGTAAAATATTGTTGTGCATGACAGTATTAAATAATCAGTTTGATAAATTAAAATGGTGTGATTAAATAAGATTATCTGTTGGGTGTACCTATATATGCATAATAAATTGTTAATGAGTtttcaatttcatgttattattTGCTCTGATGATTTTGTTTCGCTTTTGTATGTTTAAAATTGTCATGCTCTGTGTATTtgagaatttattttattttttaatttaaattttatttctgtGTATGGTCCAGTAAACTTCTGGTTCCCTAatcttttgacttaattttattTCCACTTCTAAAAGTTTTTCCTGTAATTTCCTGTCATAAAAGGATTGTTTTGTTGCAAAAAGCAAGGCCAATTTGTTTAGGGCTTGAAGATTTCTACATTCACCAGGTTTATCTTCGACTTCAGGTACTTTGTTCCATTAACAACTTAAAGTCAGCTGCAACCACACAGTTTGGTTATGATTGGGTAAAATAAGCTGATTATCTGCCTATTTCATGAGGATATCAATAGGGACTATCTACCCAATCTTTTGTATGTAAATTTGTAAAAGATGTGAATATTAGAACAATGGCAATAGAATTGCCAATCCATATCGTTGTAAATAGATTTCTGTATGTATATAAATAGTAATGCATATCGTGTGTATTTAGAATTTTCTGCGTGTTTTATACAGTTTTAAAATCCGTAGCATCGCTCGGGCACTATTGCTACTCATTTCCTAGGCTTGAAGAATTTCAAAGTTGAGCAAAAGTACGAGTTGCTCCTTTAGACAGATTTAGGATTTGAGCCAGCGTATGCGCATGACTCTGTATGAACTTGCTCCTGGAAATTCTTCCGGTTTTTTACCCAGTTAAATAGGGGTTTTCGGGCACAGTCTTGTGtgtgaattttgtttttatggacCCTTATTTATTGTTGTGTGAACGAACTTCATGTATGATTGTTTGAATCTTGGATTGCATCTACTACATATTAGATAACTCAGATATTTCATATGTGAGTTGCTGTGTTTTTGCTTGACTAGCATCTTTGGCAGTTAAAACTGTTTCTAATATCTATCTGTTGTTAAATTTGGGTTTACTTTCCATAGAATTATGAATTCTTGTTCTATCATTCCATACATAGCAAACGATTCTGCCCGGTACCAGTTTCACTTCATCTTACAGTACCTTTTATGGAACTAATACACCATATTACAAAAGGAAGACATAACATTAAAAAGGAGtacaaagaaataatataaaacaaGCAAAAAACAACACCAAATGCATAACCTTATAGCGGACTTATGAATTCCCTATCATCAGCTTGATGGTTTTAACAATCTCAACAAACCATTCACGCTTCTTTGTGATCACCACATCAGAAAGAACAACTCCCACCACCAACCCACTTCCGAGACCAGCCAAAACAAATTTCCAATCAAATTCAAACAAGCCTGAATCATTTTCTTCGGTTTTTGAAGGCGACAGGCGAGGAGCCTTAGGATCTCCGCATTTCTTTGGCAAAGGATCTCCACACAATCCAGGGTTTCCTTCATATGAACTGCTACCCATTGAAATAAGTTGGGTTCCATGCGGTATTGGACCTGTCAAGCTGTTGTTAGAGACAATGAATGTTTCAAGGAATGTAAGCTGCGCGAGGCTTTGAGGGATTTGTCCTGAAAGCTTGTTTTGTGAAAGGTCCAGTGATTCAAGCGACGTTAAATTCCCGAAAGATGATGGGATGGGACCAGTTAGGAGGTTACCAGATATATTGAAGGACTTCAGCCCCTTTAGGTTCCCAATAAATTCAGGAATCCTTCCTTCAAATTTGTTGCTTGAGATGTCAATCGCTACAAGGGCTTCTAGAATCTTCGGATAATATCTCTCCACACCTTTGCTAGTTATAGTGATTGAGTAATATTcctcaaataatttaaaatccTGATTAGAATAGATATTTGAATATACCTTCATATATGACTGGTTTTGTGTGATACCCCTCATGACATTCCCGGAAAAGATCTTTTGAGATGGAAATTTGCCTCTGAAACTATTAAAAGATAGATCCAGAATTCGTAACTCGGGGAAATATTCAACATTGTCCTGATGAGGTTTCTCTATCAGACCGTAGAACGCGTTCCGATgcattttcaaaacttttaacTCCGGAAGAGCTCCTAACCAAAAGGGAAAAACATCGCTGAATTTATTGTATGACAGATCAATAAACTCAAGTGTCGTGCAGTTCCCCAACGACCTTGGTAGTTGCCCTCGCAATTGGTTATGACTAACGTCAATCACCGTCAGACTGCTTGTGCTGGTGTATATTTCAGGAAGAAAGCCGCTGAAAGAGTTGTTTCCAAGATATAAACCTAGCAGATCATCGCTGAAGTTTCCGAGACAGGGGGGAAGCATTCCACTCATATTGTTGTTGGAGAGGTCAAGGAACTGAAGATAAGTCAGATTGCAGATCAATGGTGAAATTGCTCCACTTAGATTGTTATTCTTGAGCACTAAAACTTGTAGGTTAACCCAAGGAAAGGCATCTGAAGGCTGGACAATGCTTGAAAGGAAGTTGTCAGAAATGTCCATCTCCGCCAAAGTCTTTGTGCTTGTGTTCAACATCCATTTTGGTACTTCATGCAAATTGTTGGAGGAAAGGTCCAAGGACACCAATGTTTCTTGATACTGCAGGAAACTTGGGAACTCTCTTATGTTGCACGAACTCAATCCTagaaattctaac contains the following coding sequences:
- the LOC137733153 gene encoding receptor-like protein 19 codes for the protein MGFRRCLFVSNMCYTLSKVVLLHLVVVSSSVSSLQQSCHDGERSALLQFRESFIINRSASYSDDAYPKILQWKLAEGRNVSCCAWDGIVCDERTGHVIGLDLSSSCLLGSINSNSSLFRLVHLQVLNLADNNFNSSRIPTSIGNFPRLMHLNLSDSSFSGQIPSQISQLAKLLSLDLSSNYLFGDIPASLANLTHLTELDLSLNQLIGSIPSLGNLTHLTELDLSLNQLTGSIPSLGNLIHLTELDLSSNQLTGPIPSLGNLIHLRELDLSSNQLTGPIPSLRNLTHLTQLDLSSNQLTGPIPSLGNLTHLTQLHLSSNQLTGPIPSLGNLIHLTELDLSSNQLAGLIPSLGNLFHLIALDLSSNQLTGPIPSLENLTHLIELHLSSNQLTGPLPNSLSNLINLEEFDASDNNLTGTVEFRMVFHKLQGLTDLQLSRTNLKIFTETESTNASLLPKLEFLGLSSCNIREFPSFLQYQETLVSLDLSSNNLHEVPKWMLNTSTKTLAEMDISDNFLSSIVQPSDAFPWVNLQVLVLKNNNLSGAISPLICNLTYLQFLDLSNNNMSGMLPPCLGNFSDDLLGLYLGNNSFSGFLPEIYTSTSSLTVIDVSHNQLRGQLPRSLGNCTTLEFIDLSYNKFSDVFPFWLGALPELKVLKMHRNAFYGLIEKPHQDNVEYFPELRILDLSFNSFRGKFPSQKIFSGNVMRGITQNQSYMKVYSNIYSNQDFKLFEEYYSITITSKGVERYYPKILEALVAIDISSNKFEGRIPEFIGNLKGLKSFNISGNLLTGPIPSSFGNLTSLESLDLSQNKLSGQIPQSLAQLTFLETFIVSNNSLTGPIPHGTQLISMGSSSYEGNPGLCGDPLPKKCGDPKAPRLSPSKTEENDSGLFEFDWKFVLAGLGSGLVVGVVLSDVVITKKREWFVEIVKTIKLMIGNS